Genomic DNA from bacterium:
ATCTGCTTGTCGGAAAGCTGCCGCTGATGAGGATTGAGGGCGCGGCAGTTGTTGTGGCTCGCGTGGACCGGGCCATCATACCGAGCAAGCGCCTCCCAGAACGCCTGATCCGAACAATGTGTGAGGTCCAGGATGATCCCCACGCGGGCCATCTCGGACAGGAGAGGAGCGCCGAGCTCGGTCAACCCGAGCTCGCTGCCCGTTCCTCCCGCGTATCGTCCCGGCCCGAAATGCGCAGGTCCAATCAGGCGGAGGCCGCCTTCCCACCAATCGCGCAGCTCCGCCGGCTCGAGGACGGGGTCCGCGCTCTCCATGCTGATGACGAAGCCCAGGGGCGGCGGTGCACCGGACTCCTCGCCGGGATACCGGGCGTCCCACGCTGCCCATTCCGCCATATGTGCGTCGAGCTGTGCCGTGTTCCGAATGAGGCGGACGTGGCCTTGGCGTTCTAAGGCGTGGTAGTAGGCCAGCTGTCCTTTCGCGATGCCGTGCGCCTGCGCCGGCGTCGGAAAATCCATATGCGGTTCAGGATGTCCGGTCGACCGTGCGAGCACCGTGGCGAAACTCAGGGCAATTCTCCCCCGGCGCATCTCCGGGAAGGCAACCGTGCCCTGTGCGCGTCCCTTGCCCGAAGTGGATTGCTCTTGCGCACGGATTGTGTAGGCTGAGCTGAGAAGGTCGCGGTTCCCCTGAAGCGCGTTCAGCGAGAGATCGAGATGGCTGTCGACGATGAGCATGAGACGATCCCTCCATAGAAGAAGCCGCGAGAAGAAGCCGCAGCGG
This window encodes:
- a CDS encoding membrane dipeptidase; its protein translation is MLIVDSHLDLSLNALQGNRDLLSSAYTIRAQEQSTSGKGRAQGTVAFPEMRRGRIALSFATVLARSTGHPEPHMDFPTPAQAHGIAKGQLAYYHALERQGHVRLIRNTAQLDAHMAEWAAWDARYPGEESGAPPPLGFVISMESADPVLEPAELRDWWEGGLRLIGPAHFGPGRYAGGTGSELGLTELGAPLLSEMARVGIILDLTHCSDQAFWEALARYDGPVHASHNNCRALNPHQRQLSDKQIRAITERDGVIGVVPGCWQLKPGWRNGDSNESVSLADIVAHMDHICQIAGASRHVGIGSDLDGGVGREGFAHDLDTIADLQKVGTLLAQRGYHHGDVAAIMHGNWTSFLKRAWGAA